One window of Myripristis murdjan chromosome 8, fMyrMur1.1, whole genome shotgun sequence genomic DNA carries:
- the lmx1al gene encoding LIM homeobox transcription factor 1-alpha isoform X1, with amino-acid sequence MLPTEISGGVCFTSSDHTEGRREGMKTEESQSCLQQPPSSTPFGPEYGTGGEVCAGCESPIADRFLLRVNERSWHETCVKCAVCLSTLTGTCYCRDRLLYCKHDYEKLFVRKCSACLQVIGRSELIMRVLGQVYHLGCFSCCECERRLQRGDEFVLKEGQLLCRVDYEKEREMLAAISPTPTESVKSEDEDGGGGSGGGKGGDEGKEHKRSKRPRTILTTQQRRAFKASFEVSSKPCRKVRETLAAETGLTVRVVQVWFQNQRAKMKKIARRQQQQQQQQQEQEQLGGTRRGPSRGGRQSNDDSEDGSSTHGMEGILGYPSLPRQQLLALDPNIYGGEPFRHGLTPPQLTSEQLHSYDSETVFHDLDSDGSLGHLGDCLLATGEGGLLPGRVGNPIDRLYSMQNSYFTS; translated from the exons ATGCTGCCAACCGAGATTTCAGGAGGAGTGTGTTTCACCTCAAG CGATCACAccgagggaaggagagaagggatgaaaacagaggagagccAGTCGTGTCTGCAGCAGCCTCCATCCTCCACGCCTTTCG GTCCAGAGTACGGGACAGGGGGAGAGGTGTGCGCGGGCTGCGAGTCGCCCATCGCCGACCGTTTCCTGCTGCGGGTGAACGAGCGCTCCTGGCACGAGACCTGCGTCAAGTGCGCCGTGTGTCTGAGCACCCTCACCGGGACCTGTTACTGCCGGGACCGCCTGCTGTACTGCAAGCACGACTATGAGAA GCTGTTTGTAAGGAAGTGTAGCGCCTGCCTGCAGGTGATTGGACGTTCGGAGCTGATAATGCGTGTGCTGGGCCAGGTGTACCACCTGGGCTGCTTCAGCTGCTGCGAGTGTGAGCGCCGGCTGCAGAGAGGTGATGAGTTTGTGCTGAAAGAAGGCCAACTACTGTGTCGCGTCGACtatgagaaggagagagaaatgctGGCTGCCATCAGTCCCACCCCAACTGAATCAG tgaagagtgaggatgaggacgGTGGAGGAGGCTCTGGCGGGGGCAAGGGTGGCGATGAAGGCAAGGAGCACAAACGTTCAAAGCGACCCCGCACCATCTTGACCACACAGCAGCGGCGTGCGTTTAAAGCCTCCTTTGAAGTGTCCTCTAAACCTTGCCGCAAG GTAAGAGAGACGCTGGCTGCCGAGACTGGACTGACAGTGCGAGTCGTGCAAGTGTGGTTTCAAAACCAGAGAGCGAAG ATGAAGAAGATCGCTCgcagacagcagcaacagcagcagcagcagcaggaacaaGAGCAGCTGGGTGGGACCAGGAGAGGACCGAGCAGAGGGGGCCGACAGAGTAACGATGACAGTGAGG ATGGCTCTAGCACTCATGGAATGGAGGGGATACTGGGATATCCCTCACTGCCACGTCAGCAGCTTCTGGCCCTGGACCCCAATATCTACGGAGGCGAGCCGTTCCGACATGGGCTTACACCTCCTCAGCTGACCagtgagcagctccactcctaTG ACTCAGAGACAGTGTTCCACGACCTGGACAGTGACGGAAGCCTCGGACACCTCGGCGACTGTCTCCTAGCAACAGGGGAGGGTGGTCTCCTGCCGGGGCGGGTGGGAAACCCCATCGACCGTCTGTACTCCATGCAGAACTCCTACTTTACCTCCTGA
- the lmx1al gene encoding LIM homeobox transcription factor 1-alpha isoform X2: MLPTEISGGVCFTSSDHTEGRREGMKTEESQSCLQQPPSSTPFEYGTGGEVCAGCESPIADRFLLRVNERSWHETCVKCAVCLSTLTGTCYCRDRLLYCKHDYEKLFVRKCSACLQVIGRSELIMRVLGQVYHLGCFSCCECERRLQRGDEFVLKEGQLLCRVDYEKEREMLAAISPTPTESVKSEDEDGGGGSGGGKGGDEGKEHKRSKRPRTILTTQQRRAFKASFEVSSKPCRKVRETLAAETGLTVRVVQVWFQNQRAKMKKIARRQQQQQQQQQEQEQLGGTRRGPSRGGRQSNDDSEDGSSTHGMEGILGYPSLPRQQLLALDPNIYGGEPFRHGLTPPQLTSEQLHSYDSETVFHDLDSDGSLGHLGDCLLATGEGGLLPGRVGNPIDRLYSMQNSYFTS; encoded by the exons ATGCTGCCAACCGAGATTTCAGGAGGAGTGTGTTTCACCTCAAG CGATCACAccgagggaaggagagaagggatgaaaacagaggagagccAGTCGTGTCTGCAGCAGCCTCCATCCTCCACGCCTTTCG AGTACGGGACAGGGGGAGAGGTGTGCGCGGGCTGCGAGTCGCCCATCGCCGACCGTTTCCTGCTGCGGGTGAACGAGCGCTCCTGGCACGAGACCTGCGTCAAGTGCGCCGTGTGTCTGAGCACCCTCACCGGGACCTGTTACTGCCGGGACCGCCTGCTGTACTGCAAGCACGACTATGAGAA GCTGTTTGTAAGGAAGTGTAGCGCCTGCCTGCAGGTGATTGGACGTTCGGAGCTGATAATGCGTGTGCTGGGCCAGGTGTACCACCTGGGCTGCTTCAGCTGCTGCGAGTGTGAGCGCCGGCTGCAGAGAGGTGATGAGTTTGTGCTGAAAGAAGGCCAACTACTGTGTCGCGTCGACtatgagaaggagagagaaatgctGGCTGCCATCAGTCCCACCCCAACTGAATCAG tgaagagtgaggatgaggacgGTGGAGGAGGCTCTGGCGGGGGCAAGGGTGGCGATGAAGGCAAGGAGCACAAACGTTCAAAGCGACCCCGCACCATCTTGACCACACAGCAGCGGCGTGCGTTTAAAGCCTCCTTTGAAGTGTCCTCTAAACCTTGCCGCAAG GTAAGAGAGACGCTGGCTGCCGAGACTGGACTGACAGTGCGAGTCGTGCAAGTGTGGTTTCAAAACCAGAGAGCGAAG ATGAAGAAGATCGCTCgcagacagcagcaacagcagcagcagcagcaggaacaaGAGCAGCTGGGTGGGACCAGGAGAGGACCGAGCAGAGGGGGCCGACAGAGTAACGATGACAGTGAGG ATGGCTCTAGCACTCATGGAATGGAGGGGATACTGGGATATCCCTCACTGCCACGTCAGCAGCTTCTGGCCCTGGACCCCAATATCTACGGAGGCGAGCCGTTCCGACATGGGCTTACACCTCCTCAGCTGACCagtgagcagctccactcctaTG ACTCAGAGACAGTGTTCCACGACCTGGACAGTGACGGAAGCCTCGGACACCTCGGCGACTGTCTCCTAGCAACAGGGGAGGGTGGTCTCCTGCCGGGGCGGGTGGGAAACCCCATCGACCGTCTGTACTCCATGCAGAACTCCTACTTTACCTCCTGA
- the chchd5 gene encoding coiled-coil-helix-coiled-coil-helix domain-containing protein 5 translates to MQAAMEITAKYCHKEMEAYGSCVAANPSTWQHQCHELKMKVAHCTSSHPVIQRIRSGCSKEFVEFERCLKENQASPASCSPHVARFLGCAETVDLSEAAVNPVPQPS, encoded by the exons at GCAGGCTGCTATGGAAATAACGGCAAAATATTGCCACAAAGAGATGGAGGCGTATGGTTCATGTGTGGCCGCCAACCCATCAACATGGCAACATCAGTGTCATGAGCTGAAGATGAAGGTTGCACACTGCACGTCTTCACA CCCGGTGATCCAGAGGATCCGGTCGGGCTGCTCCAAGGAGTTTGTGGAGTTTGAGCGTTGTCTCAAAGAAAACCAGGCCTCACCTGCCTCCTGCTCACCACATGTTGCTCGCTTTCTTGGCTGTGCGGAGACGGTGGATCTCAGCGAAGCGG CTGTGAACCCGGTGCCTCAGCCTTCATGA